GGGACAAAGAATGTCCCTCAAGCTGGGGTgagagggcagtgctgggaatggtGGTTTTGAGGGGCCACTTCAGGATGATTGTCCTGGGGCAGGTTCTGTGGGTGCTCCAGTGCATGTGGGCACAGACCAGACCCTTCTCTGCTGATCCTGGAGATCTCACAGAGGAGGCATGTCTGTAGAAGGAAACAATATTCTTCCGAACCCATTACACCCACAGTGTTTGCCTTTACACTGGTGTTTTCACCTCTGTCTCAGGTTCTTGGACATACCCTTGAGGGAATCCTTGAAAGAAGCCCTAAGCCTTCAGGCactgccctgaggagatccctttgctctatggaaaggctgttgtggaggcagctccgtcccacaagtgcccacttcctgtccctgcctgtgggcacagcactgccacgcagcactgctgtgatgaagctcagagccctcaggccttCCAGGAaggcaaggggtgaggaggagagtgtggaagtggagagagaacagctcaAGGGAGATCAAGCGCTTgtgcctggcagggctgccgTGCTGGGActcttttctcctccacccATGTTCACAGGAAcagtccctgcagctccaaaaaggacttgggggaaagagatcaggaaagaaaagtcactgaatatccctttattttgttgaaacacacagagagcacagctcctTATTTACACAGACAATCagtaagaaaagagagaaagagagtgaaTTAAGATTATCCCAACTGAAAAACCAGTAACATGAACAACAAATACATAGGCCTGTCTGGGCCTTCCAGTAGAACTGCTATGCAGAAGGTGATGAGCAGTTGATTGTTTCAGAGAACCATCCAGttatcagtttccacactgcatccttgagctgctggttcctcaagctgtagatgaggggattcagtgctggaggcaccactgagtacagaactgACAACACAAGGACCAGGgttggagaggagatggaggggggcttcaggtaggcaaatGCTCCAGTGCTGACAAAGagggagaccacggccaggtgagggaggcacgtggaaaaggctttgtgccgtccctgctccGAGGCGATCCTCATCACCGCCCTGAAGATCTGtacataggacaccacaatgaaaacaaaacagccaaaacatAAACAGGCGCTAACATCAAGAGGCCCATCCTCCCTGAGgtaggagtgtgagcaggagagcttgaggatctgagggatttcacagaagaactggtccacagcattgccctggcagaggggcagggaaaatatATTGaccgtgtgcagcagagcattgagaaaCCCAGCggcccaggcagctgctgccatgtggacacaagctctgctgcccaggagggtcccgtagtgcaggggtttgcagatggcaatgTAGCGGTCATAGGACATGACGGTCAGAAGAGAATACTCTACACTAAACAAGCAGATAAATAGAAAGAATTGTGCAACACATCCTGAGTAGGAAATGGTCCTGTTGTGCCAGAGGGAATTTACCATGGATTTTGGGagagtggtggagatggatccaAGGTCGATGAGGGATAGGttcaggaggaagaagtacatgggggtgtggaggtggtggtcacaggcgatggtggtgatgatgagtccgttgcccaggagggcagccaggtagatgcccaggaagagccagaagtgcaagagctgcagctcccgtgtgtctgcgaatgccaggaggaggaactgggtgatggagctgctgttggacatctgctggCTCTGGTCGAGGGATAGTGtcacaggaggaaaagacagTTGCAAATAAGAGGAGACTTCTCTGAGccaaatcaaagccatttctcattCCCATCCCCCTGCTACTCACACCCTATCCCTTTTCTCCCAGTCCTTTCTTCATCTCCGTGCCTGGAGCCCTGCTTGGTGCCGGCTGAATGTGCCGGGAGGAGCAGAGCCTCTGCCGCTGGCTGCGACGaatcagccctgctctgcagcagggggtgGTGGGGACGGTGGGGACAAGGGACACTGCTGGGGTTCAGCTTTGTCCTGTGGAACTGCTCCTGGAGCAGAAGGGCCTGTCAGCATCTGCACTGCCAGGAATGAGGAGCTGAGATGGAAGAAGGCAGACTAAGAGGTCTGGGATTTTACAGCTCCTTCTGCCACCCTGGGCAGTGCTCTTGGATGTCAGAacccctcagcatctctgctgcactcaGGGACAACAGAGGGAGTCCTGCAAGAGGAGAAcattgcctgtggctcagtgcagagggaggggaccTGCTCTGTCCCTTGCTCTTtttcccagctgccctgggcttgcACCTTTCAGAGGCAGATTAATCTCACTTTCATATTCACCTTCAAAGCCACCAGGATCTGCTGAAACAGACAATCTCACTGCCAAGCACTGAGTGCCCAACCCTTTCTCAACACTCAGTATTCCACTTTCAGCCCAGGAAACACACACGGCTCATTTCACAAACCCAACAGCATTTCCTTGGCTGgagcttctctgtgcttttccacAGATATTCAGGGAACACAAAGATGCCATAGGACAGGTTTGCATCCTGGAGAGCTGCTCAGTGCTTGGAGGAAATCTCAAGGAAAGCCAACTGTCCTAATGATGATATCTTATTAGTGAAGAGTCTGTTAATTCCTCAGGTATGCACTGCTCACAGCCCCAGAGAAGATCAGTGCCTGACTCTGaaactcccatccccagagagcttGGCAGggagaataagagaaaaatacagggACAGGAagacaaacagagaaacagagtgAGGGTCTGGCTGAGAggggccagggcagaggcagccgggcacacagacagcgTTCCCCTTCCCCAACTGTGCTCtccccctcccagacaccaaccttgccgggcagttgTTCTCAAcccctgtgctctggagagggcactggagctgtggttGCAGAGGAaggggttcagccctggagcccagagccctgagggcagaggctttgctgggtgggagaggaggccagggggcttgctcagaggaaggggctgccctggagggGAGCACACAGAGCTGTCAGAATTCTACGTCCCACAACATCATTCTTTTAagtttcctctccttctctgtccctgccccttTTGCCTGGATATTTGCCACCTCGGATGTGTTTCCCTGTCCCATATCTTCTCCCTTTCAGTGCTCACAGACACCATCTGAACCTCTCTGCACTCCCTCCGGCCCTACACAAACCTGCCTGTTTGACCCAAATCTTACATCAGCCACCTTTTCTATGACCTGACACTTCTGTGGTGTAAACTTTCTATGATCCAACACTACCATCTACTCTTTTTATGATCCAACTCTTCTATCACCCCACTCTTCAACAATTTCTCTATGTCTCGACTCTTCTAAAATTTGAGTCTTCTGTACACCATGTCATCTACGACACAACTCTTCACTGACCATTCTCTGTCACAACTTTTCTATGCCTTGAGTATTATATGGCCAAGCTCTTATATGACCTGACACATCTTGATCTGACTATTTTATTCCCTGACTCTTCTATGAGCCTTCCACAACATTCTTCTATGAATCTTCTATGAATCAACGGTTCTATAATTCGTCTATGACTGGACCCTTCTCTGAACcaactcttctccaaactgaataTTCTATGAATTTTCTATGACCAAAAACTTGGAAACCCCTAATAATGACTCAACTCCTTCATGATGCAAACATTCAATAAACAATTTATGACCTCAGTCTTCTTTGACCCGAGACGTCTATGACCCAACTCTGTTATTAGACTTCTATGATCCAAACAAGATATGACACCTCTGTGACCAAACACTTCTATGAACCATCTCAAAACAAACCCTTCTGTTAGTCCTCTCTGACCTGACTCTTCCATGACCCGCCAACTCTCACACTGAAATGTTCTAAATTTCTACTATGACGCAgcccttctatgacccaactcttctgcagctccatggagctgtgtgagagccTTGGCATCTCACATAACTCCATAAGACTCTGTTTGGAATTACATGGAATAACTGCACCCAATTCGATACGGCCAAGTGAGAATGTTATGACACCACTGTCATTATagtcaaagccagatctgccttcccagggcctgggggtcagggcttggcctttGTGCTTCATCAGGCAagcccaggcttttctcagcatcacagctgcctgcacagcaccctggcctgcctgcaatcatggcctccaattgTCGGCCttaacgagtccctggggagaCTTTGCCAGGAATgatcctcactgagaccaattaatacttcaagatactctgagttctgcttttgacttcttgagatgtttcttcagtttcttctaaggagctgaggttcaaggactcctcagcaaatccaccctgggtctcattaaaatacagaaaatcttaaTGAGCTCTTTCTTCAAGCCTTGTACAGGTCTTTGGAGTCATTTCCCATTGAGGATAAAgaagaagatttcaaagtgaACCTAAGAATAATATATCTTCATTTAAACTTAGTATTACCATGCTtttcataatcatagaatagtttgggttgaaggtatcttaaagcccatccagttccaccccttgccatgggcagggacacctcccactggactgctcaaggccccatccagcctggccttgaacacatacAGGGAGGTGATATcaacagcttccttgggcaacctgggtcactgcctcaccaccttctttctgaacaatttcttcctaatgtctaatctaaatcttccctcttccaatttaaagctattcccttTTGTCCTGTTACTCCATGTCCTTTGAAAAAGaccctctcctgctttcttggtgactcccttcaggtactggacaGCTGCTATAATGTCtgccagagccttctcttctccaggctgaggaatTTCCAGGAGAAGATccatatttctttggaaaatctcttttgaaaggGCATGAGATCGGTGGAGGTCTCTTGTGAGTGAGGACAAGCAAGTGTCCTGCtgcccaggtccttttccttgGGGcactcctcagctggacaggtCTCTGCCCATGCTGCTCCATGGAAATGGGTTTTGACTGAGCTAGTAATAGTTTAataggtgaaagaaaaaagataaaaaccaaCATAATTGAATCCCCAAACCAATGCAAATGCCATCACTTGCCACCTCCCTCAAGCAGAATGACACCCCTCAAGTCTACCACCACTCTTCAGCTTGAATGATAAAATTCaccacttcttccttcttctgccaCACTTTTTATTGCTGAGTGTGGCATCTATAATATGGGATCTGCCTGTGGTCAGTCGGGGtcagctctcctgcctgtgACCCCCTGACAACTtcttgcccacccccagccactcactgggagggagcagagtgaGGAACTCTTGACACTGTGCAAAGGAGacaatcactgccctcactcttcCGGCACCAGGACGACGCCACAGGACCAAAAGAGTCTCACCTTTCAAAAAGATAGTGGAGGAACTAGAGCGGATCTGGAGGAGgtctgccaggatggagttaGGGGCTCATAGCATGAAGTGTGAGAACACACTTCCACCGCCTTCATGAGCCTCAGGGCAACCTCCTAAGTAGGCCTCTACACCTTATGGTCTTAGAAAAACTTCGGGAATAAGAGAGTTCAGGTGATCTCTAGTCCAActcccagctccaagcagggccATCTCTGAgatcagaccaggctgctcagtccatgTCAGCATCCGCAGAGAGACTTTAGACATCAACAAGGTACCGAGGCcacaattaaaagaaaggacATTGGCATTTGACCAAATCAATGAACACAGCTATTGGTCTTCCACAGCTTCCTGTGACACCATGTCCACCTTCTTGTCAGGTGGAGTGGGATCCTCCTGCCAGTCTCTTGGCCCATCTGCAGCCCATGAGGTGCTTTaggctggaaacagaatttGAATACAATGACTTGGGAACTGTCAGCTTATTAGTTAAAAGATAGGGAGGTAGACACACCTCAGAGCTTCCAGGCTCTTGTGGAAGACTTAAGAGCTCcatgaaaggaagagaacagcTTTGAACAAACTTTGGATTTAGATCATTTTATGTGATGGCTCTGTTCCCCCTTTCCTGTCATTTGCACCCTGAAACCTCAACCTGCTTTTCTATACTGCCTCTCAGACCTGAccagcttttgaaaagaaaggaagaagaacgGTCCTAAGCCTTTGTGAATCTCCTGGGttctggcactgggatggctaCAATGTCATTCCATTTTTAACCCCATAAAGAACCAAGCTGGGAAGTGACTCTGCAAGTCTGACTCAACAAGGTCCATGGACAGGTCAGGCTGTGTCTGCATCTGTGTTTGGAGACCCGCACACCTACAGCTCAGATCAGGCTGGAGATGTAAGTCAAACCTGGTCTCCTGGGCCATGGACAGAGGGGTGGGTGGAGCTCTAGGTGATGCTGGTCAGGGCCATGAAGGCCCATGGATGCTCTCAGGGCACTGACACTGCTCCATGggtagagagaaaggaatgaaccACACAGAGCGTTGACCACAGATATGATGGGATCCCATGGAGACGACCCACACTGGAGTAGAgagaagtgtgaggaggaaggagcagcagagattaTCTTTACTGACTCTTAACCTCCTCTTCACCACCCTCCATGCTTCTTCTGGAGTTGGGGTGGTCGAAGGAACTGGGAGCAAAGGAATCATTTGAGTGTGGGAGAAAATAGGAGGGGAATGggctttaatattttgttcttgtttctcacAAACCAAACCTTTCTTAATGGTCAATAAATTAAACTGATCTTCAGCAAGTCTACAcgtctgtgccagtgccagtgATTGGTCCCTgaactcctttgctttctcttgaccCATGAGCTTTTCTGGTtcactctctccctctgtcccattggttctgggcagggagggagcagctgggtggggTCAAGCTGCTGGCCAAGGTTAAGCCACCGCAGGACacatcagggctgctgtgtccaggacggggctcccagcacaaggaagaccctgcccagcctggagcgaGTCCTGCCAAGGCCAGAAGGGTGTCTGGGCCTGGATCACATTAtggacaaggagaggctgagagagctgggctttgagaaacctttcagtGTAAAACACTGAGCAAGGATCCAGGGCAGAGATATCAGCGAGCAAAGGAGGAAGACAGAGGTTTCCATGTAACAAAAGTCCCTCCTCATGGCTGGGATGTGCAGCCAGACATGGAAATAGTCGGTGTGTTGGACTCATGTGGGATGATTTCCCTGtttcagctttcccagagcatCCAGGGGACAATTGCTAATAGTGCACGATCTATAATTGGGCCGAATGCCTTGATATTgtatataaattaatattaattttagttttaatactGACAAGTTCAAGTCCAGGTTAGATGAGGTTAtaagaaacctgatccagttgaagatgtcgctgcccatggcaaggggtttggaTCTGGCTGATCTCAAAGGACCTTTCCAGccaaaatcattccatgattccattatgtgattctgtgattctacaatcaCTGCTGGTACTAAAACAAGATCTTGCAGCAGCGTGAGTGTTACTGTGAGTGTTACTGTAAGTGTTACTGATAGGAATAGTGTGaggttttattgtatttattaaatCCATCTTCTTATTTCAGTCTTCAGgacttcttttctttacctGATTCCCCTTCCTGATTAATttagggaaggggaaggaaccATTGCCCATGATTTTCTGCCAGATCGCAGGGACTGAACTGGGACACCGTGTGCCCCATCTCACacacagggtgcccagagacAGAGCCCTCCCCGTGCTCACGCAGcggctctgcacagcagcagtcacagTGTCTCTGTTCTCCTGCTGCCACTCCCAGAGCTGTGGTTGGTCACCCTGCTCTGCACTCAGCTGAGATGCTCCACACCACAAGGAACGGACACATAGACCTCAGTCcaaggcagcacagcccagtgctgcaCTCAGGCAGTTTCCAGGGGATGTTGTTCTCAAAGTGAAGTGACCGTGAGGCACTCTCAGTCCCACAGGCCTTCACAGCAACCCCATGGCCATCAGCCCTGTCACAGAGGTGCCCattgcctgtccctgcctgtgatCCCAGCACGGCCACAGCGCAGGAGAGTGACCGAGCTCAGAGCGCTCAGATCTTCCACCAGCAcaagggctgggaaggaggtCATGGAGGTGCCAAGAGAGGAACTCTTGAAAGACCAAGCATTGGTGCTCCATGACATTGCTGCTATGCTTGGAATCTTTTTTCTCAACCTCTGGAACTGTCCCTGCAAGTCCAGAGAAAGCCTTGGAAGAAGGACCATGGACAAAGAAGTGGCTGCAGGTGGCTTTATATTCCTTAAACAAGAACAGTGGAGGACATTTTGTTTATACACTCTCTGGGAGACACTGACACAACAGTGGGAGGAACATGTAAATTTCTTTGTAGACATCATCATCATAACAAAGAAGAACCCAAACCATATCAGCTATACAGACAGGATGTTTTTGCAATGAGTTTCATTGTGAGAGACAGGCAGAAGAAGATGGGCAGCTTAACCCTGCCTAAAAAACCCAGTCATAAGTTCCCTCgctgcatccttgagctgctggttcctaaggctgtagatgagggggttcacTGCTGGAGGCACCACCGAGTACAGAACTGACACCACCAGATCCAGTGAAGGAG
The nucleotide sequence above comes from Cuculus canorus isolate bCucCan1 unplaced genomic scaffold, bCucCan1.pri subtelo1, whole genome shotgun sequence. Encoded proteins:
- the LOC128850866 gene encoding olfactory receptor 14J1-like produces the protein MSYDRYIAICKPLHYGTLLGSRACVHMAAAAWAAGFLNALLHTVNIFSLPLCQGNAVDQFFCEIPQILKLSCSHSYLREDGPLDVSACLCFGCFVFIVVSYVQIFRAVMRIASEQGRHKAFSTCLPHLAVVSLFVSTGAFAYLKPPSISSPTLVLVLSVLYSVVPPKLNAFIYCFRMIRQTSLSAPLTATSTATPIKFHYWSFHNYCDKEH